The region TACCAAATTTAGCAAATGCCTTATCTGGGGGTAGAAGTAGTGAAAAAATGCCCGAGGAATTTGTGGGGCTCGGCATCGACAAAACCATCACTGACTGAACGTTGATTGGCCAATTAATAAGGGAGTATTTTAGTTGATTTTGCCTGCTATAGATACTAAAGTTACTTAATCCAGATTGGCTGAGCTCACGCTTTTTTTCGCTCCTGGTTTTGCCAAACGCGCGTGATAGCAAACATTAAGAGAGTTTCCCGCTCACAGAAACGATTGTCTGCTTGAACTTTCCTTGAGTAAGGGTTTGCCTAAAACTAGGAATCCGGAATAAGAAATGGGGAATAAAAAATCCGGAATTCGTTATAAGAACTTCAACCAAAGGCTTACACCAATTTGCgaattgaaacaaaacgaaacgaaacgaaatacagaaagaatcctaaacattcattaaagctgtCGTAGCCTTAGGCCTAATAAGgcttaaacaaaagtttttaggcctaatgctAGCATTGGTAAACGGTTTGTTTAGGCCttaaaggttagctttaatgaatgtctAGGATTGTTTTTGTatcatttcgtttcatttaaTTTCGTTTCGCAAATTAATGTAAGCCAAGTGACTTTGGTTCAAGTTCTTATATTCGGATTCCggatttctcattttaagcaaaccCCTTGAGTAATGCTTGGTATAAATGTACcaaacggtgcctactattgttattgcgcatatgttctgcgaatctcgagatactcgggttttcctatcggtgatgcttacaaatagagtgatatttttgcgcggtttaaaagtaTCCGTAGAAAGTAGATATTAGTAAGTAccattggtatccaaaaagaaaatgtgaggtaaccatgcatttttgagagataattaagcttcaatttgagaaagaacgccatacattgctttgtattttaaagctttgtacaaatattattcatcaattatcttcgaaaaatgcgtggttacccccaattttcttttttggatttcaatagcacttgttaagatctacatttcttgcataatcataaatcggggcaacgATACcctgaattagtaggcaccgtccttaaactccTGAATTACAAATTTCACTAGACACCATCTGGTTACAGTACGGAACTGTTGATGAGAAAGAGTGAAGAAGACATGAAGTGTGAAAATAATCGTGATAGCAGATCCGGATCTCCTTCCCGGATTTTAATACTACAGTATTTCAAGGAAAGACATTCGATTCCACTTCAATAGAAAACGTAGGAAAAGTTGACATTAGAGTTCTCAAAAGGACTCACGCCCGAAGACGGGTGATCAGAATTGATAGTCTTCACTGAAATATTGCTTGTTCCGGCCGTTTCCGTCAATTTTGTGCAAGCCAAATACCCAATATACGTGCTTCAAACCAAGCAGCGATAAAGCCGCTTGGTTTGAAGCACGTAGGGTCTGTATTTTTCGTCCCTAACAAACCACACAGCGCCTTCAACCAACTTAATCCAGCCAAGTTCATTTCAGCGCCACAGTCGTGGACAAATGCCTCACAAACATCGCGGCAGGGAAGCAGCGGTTTGACCTCTTTTTCTTGGCATCGTAGTACGTACAGCAAACAACGaacaaaatttgtttattttataaacaccaatgaaataccaagtgaactttcgcgcgaaaacaggATATCTTTAcacgtgaaaataacatgttgtcttcacacgtgaaaagaccactgttgctatggttacatataaaaatcgcgcctttcgatgcattttgtgaaatgatttagtatttcattggagtttatataataaacagaatattacatggctgctcatgttgaaaaatatttcactcgttcgctgcgctcactcgtaaaatattcttcaacactcgaagagaaatttcgtatctccgcgggGCCATGTGTAACATCCTTGATGTATTTTGAACACTTCCTAGTTTCGCGGTGATGTTTTTCATAATCTCTGAACTACCATACAAATCCTCTGAGAGGTAAACACTTGTTGAAGTGTTAGTAGTTTTCTCTTTTGCAGACAAGAAACCTTTCCTCGTTAACTTCTCGACATTGTGGAAGACTTCGAGATTGCGACACTTGCGTTTATGCCAACACAGCCGTAAAGTATGCAGCAAATTGCAGCTTCATGCTTTCTCGAAAAAATATTCTGTAGTTTCTTCCAGAAATTATCTTACAAAAAAAGTCCTTCATTGTCCTTCAAGGACTATCGATAGTCAGTTGTCAGAATTTGATGGAAGtcggttcttttgttctttgtcCTTTTGATTTGCGATGTCACGTAGCTGAATATTGCTCCCAAACACATCACGAGGAGAAAATTTAAGAGTTCCTGGTCAAGAGGCCATCAATGACCACTTTGAATGTTTATAGTCAACATATTTCTGAGCCATTCACAAACTCTTGGGGGTGGAAGGGGGGGAGAGGGGTGGACTAAAACACAGTTTTGATCAAGTAAATACGCCCCCATTCACGCGGATATCGTGGAAATATTGTCGAATCGCCGATGTGGTGATTCCAAAACTCTTTCTCACGCCCACTGTTCGACATGGATCGCCGTTTTTTAATATGCGTTTCCCGAACATCTCAATATCTTTCGAAATCAGCTTCAGtatgcattttatccctggtctgcggTCTGCAGCCGCAGTCTACACTGACcgctatttgttaaatattagaCAGTTTGGCCTTCCGGTCATTGCAAGAAAGGCTTAAAACTTATTGAAACGATTTTGTAATAATAAGgtcacctttttttcttttctcttttgttttgcattgtagatccttttttccttgaaaatgtTAGCTTTACACTAAGCTACTCTTTAACTCGAAGCACGAAGTAAATAatcaaaggagaactgaagaAGTCGTGTATACATTGCTTACAAAATGGGAGTTATGTTCTGTTGCGATCAGTTGCTTTCTAATCTTATGAGGAAATAATGActgaattcgtgtttgatttttatctaaaaagaatacaccttattccaaaattgccgctatttaaatattcttttgtttttattcaaattagcccttgatgcctcgttcttaagcttaaaattcaaaagaatatcttatcttgaacgaggcaacaagggccaatttgtatccgcataaatcagcggccattttggaaataaCGTGTATGCGTTATCATTGGCAGGCTTACACCAGGTCAATTTCAATTATCTGAAGGGTCCTCAACCATGTATACAGCTACGAATGCCTCAGTTGCGATAACTAAAAACAAGGAAATCTGAGATGAATCATGAAACATGAAACATGCTTTAACAGTATTTAATTTATAGATGCAAAAGAACCAGGTGAAAATAATCGCCAACCGATGTTTTCGGCTCCTTTAAACCTTTTACGGGGTTGTTGAGAGCCTATGAAGTACCAGAGCAGCTTGGAGGGGGTGGGGCGCAAAATTAAAAAGGATAATCTTGAATTTCTTACCTGAATCAAATCGCCACGAACTGAAATTTTCCCTGAAGACAGCTTTTTCGTTTCTTGTGATAATATTAAATTGCCAAGTTGCAAACTGAAATATATCTTTTGTAATTCGAAAAATGGTGAACGTAATCGCGAGCCCTTCGTCCGCGAATTTGGTGCTTGGTCCGCGAATCATGTAAGAGGCCCCCCCAAAAAATACCTGTGAATCCCGATAATTTCTGTacgaacatgaaaatttatttattccttATTATCCTTGGTATCTCAGCTACAGTGGTATTGGATGTCGTTGTGAGTGTagaatctgcttttattttcagttgaccGTCTCCCAATACAAGCTCCATTTCATTATTAGACATACAAAAGAAGGTAACCGGTTGGtatgattgcactcacgtgataagacggccatgacTATTAGTAAttgtcctcgagtagcgaaaagcgcaaCGCtgtctttcgttttattcccaaataaatatattttcaacttgcatttgctaactttattattgccttaaattttctgtccgactagttgggtgatactaaaacaataagacccttcgccctcaagggccacgggtctaattgttaattagactTCTACTAGAGCATGGAACTCCGATCTGGGGCGGTCTATCACACTAACTCAAGAACGAACTCGAAAGAATTCAAATTAGAAGTTTCAAAATCTTAGGACTCCCTCATGAATTTCTTGCCATCGCTGTCCGATAGAAGAGACAGAATGACAGTACGAGCCATGATTCCAACGTATCATGGACGACGACACCCACCCCTGCTCCaagcaaagtaaagtaaagtagaccttatttaacgtcgataactcgtaacagtaattaaactgacaaacctgaggtcgacggtgcgctcattttactcccccctctccatcagtgctccgttttacgggtatttaaagctactagctacacggaaaggaaaggagtcgaaacaaggatgcgagatccgggaatcgaactcaggacctcttgcacctcttgcgccgcgcactaaccgactgtgcacCCTTGCTCCTCAAAGCCTGCAAGTCACTGCTACAACCTGAGACAGGACAATCAACGACCACAGAAATTCTCATTCGTACTGAGAGCAATCTCACTTAAATATTAGCttatatatttgttttataagtAATTAATGCATAGCGTTCCTTACGCTATAGCGCTAACTACTGCATTATATGATATAGttttaatatatatttgtaaGTATATATGATGTATATTATATATTACTATAGCGTCTGTATGTCGTAGTTGCATTTTGTAACACcgaacaattgttttttttagtttctcttATACTACATTTATTGTAATTCCATTTGTACGTCTTTCTTAAGAATGGAAATAAAcgtttatttatatttatttattgtattcAGCCAAGCGACTGCTAGCCTTTCAAGAATCTTTAAGCCAAGATGTTTTAGTAAGAGATGAGGAGATGGAAAGACGTGTAAAGCTAAGAACTTTGTGCGACACACGATGGGCAAGTCGGGCTGATTCTTTAAAGACTTTTCGGGCTGAGCTTACCCCGTGGTAGTACAGTTGCCCTGATGCATGCTTACAATACACATTGATGTAGACGCCGTGATTCGCGAATTTTGCGCCAAAAAGAATAGACGTATAGCTTTCGAATTTCTTTGAGTTCCATTTTTTCATCCCCGCATAAATCCTGATAAATCAGGCAATTGCAGATAATTTTGTCACGGTTTTCTTTCTGTTAAGTGATAAACTAAGATGATGTCAACCTCTCTTTCGTTTTGAAATTGTCGTCGTCTTTTGTATTAAAAATACATTAGTTTTATTAAGGAACAACTTTAATTCCAGTCGCCTCGCGCCACTGATTAAGTGGTCGACATTTTCCCCCTGGCTTTATAATGTCCTATCTCTTTTAAAAGTTGTCTGTGGAGCGGGCGGGTTATTACTTAATTGAACCGTTAAAGACATTGTAAAGAAATTTTGCGATAATGTAATTTGCAGTCTTCGCTAATGTCTGTAACATGAAGCTCTAAATAACCTCACCTCGAACATCCAAAGAAGCTCACATTTTGTTACAGCTGCTCGAGCAACGAATCCTGCAGGTTTAAAACATTGTGTGGATCTATCCCTCTCAGATGACAAGAGTCTGCAGAATGCAACATACTGATAGTAATGACCGCTGTCGCTCAAAGCGTTTTCGCAATCATCCACGAACTGCTCGCAAACTTCTCGGCAAGGGAGCACTGGTCACTCCACGTTTTCGGAACACTTCGGAACGTAACGAGCGCACACCAAAGCCCTTGAATGCCGCGAGCAGTTGCTAAAACGATCGCTCAAAAATGCTACCTCTAACGACACAAACGCTTGGTACTTCAGAGAtccaacaaaaggaaaatttgccGTCAAGTTGTAGCCAATTTTTTTGCAGTTGGGAAGAAGGGATGAGTCTATTCTTCCGCACTTGGTAGCTTCTGTCACTGCATTAAAATCTGCTAGTGCAAAAAGCACCACCGAATTCAATAAAAGAATTGACAGAGACATGATTGAGATATGGTCAGTTCCTTCTTAATAGAGAGTAGATACTGAACTGGCTGAGATTTCTTCCGTCTTGGTTATCATAGAAAGCGTGTGGAAACAATATTGGCCAAGTGTATTGCCAAGTGAGTCTGCCTTTTGTCGAGGGTCGAGAGTCGCATTTCGAGGGTCAAGGGTTCTGCTTTGTCGAGTGTCGAGGGTAAATTGTTGAGGGTCCTCTTTTGCCGAAAAAGTTCTTAACTACTTAAAGAGGGAATTCAATTGAGATTGTTCATCGGTCTGTTCAAAATTTATCTCATCTATATAACAACAAACGTACGTTTCCGGACACAAACACAGACAACACAGTCGCCGCGATTTAATCTGGGTTTTCGCTATCTTGAGGAACAGAATCTTCTGACACAATTTCTTTGAAGTAGTCTACCACATTCATTGCTTCTAAAATGGTTGAAACATCTGAATACAGTAGGCTACGTTTCTGTATTCGGCAGATGTTTCAACCATTTTAGAAGCAATGAATGTGGTAGactatttcaaagaaattgtgtcaaaagcccgggggggggggggggggggggggatgtgccgctgggaccctggaacccttagcccataccagagctagtttcagctggattttgctaccctatactagagtaaactccccaaatcactcctttcctagagtagctgttttccagaaactgaggtcactagcacagtctaaagcaaagccaaaacaaaaccttataccacaatcacttctttattaaaaaaggatttatttatacttgtccagcaatgcaagcacgtacgtacgcattatcaagacaataaattgtttaattttaaccagtattaataccaccgatttccgtctgaatcccgatttttgacagtcaaTAATATCctgtagcgttttatgatagtcgtctatcaacgctgttgaggctgagtcgtgaaactttaaacttgccgatttcatttttttatatttttgagtagcaattcctggtttccttagtctagatagaatcttcaaccaactggtcagtttcgtgaaaaatgataccctattctagacccaaacgctctgatttatataccctatgccagagtaaactgcttgaaaaccatacccttcacagcggcacatacctatatagcccatatatagTTCCTCAAGATAGCGAAAATTTAAATCGCGGCGACTGTGTTGTCTGTGTTTGTCTCCGGAAACGTACGTTTGTTGTGATATAGaccgttttcactgtcacaaaaaaaaaagaaactttgaaCAGACCGATGAAAAAAGCTAAGAAAATTATATGGAATAAAGACAAAGACATCCCCTagtttattattttcttctttactTTCCTTCTTAAGACCTTTTTCGGTAAAAGGGGACCCTCGACAATTTACCCTCGACACTCGACTAAGAACCCTTGACCCTCGAAATGCTACCCTCGACTCTCGACCCTCCACAAGAAGGCAGACTCTAATATATCCAGACTATCATTACACCCAGGAAATAATTGAAATTTTGTCAAAACTGGAAATTATGCAGCAGATGCTAACACTGACCCAAAAGAAAGTACGTTAAGACCGCAATTGAATTTTTCGGGTAGTTATCTTCTCATACACTTGGTTTCTAAGTCCCACCCCCGGTATTACCAAATTTAGCAAATCCCTAATCTGGGGATCtgaggaggggaggggaggggagggggggggggggaaggcaGGGAAGACCTGAAAAAATGTCCGGGGAATTTGTGGGGTTCGGAAATTGACAAAACCATCACTGACTGAACGTTGATTAGAGTTAGAGTCCATCGTTGACTGGTTGTTTCTTTTGGTCCCTTGTTTTCTGACCCAATCCCAGGAGACGCTGTAATAGCTGCCGGTACTGTCCCGATTCACAATCAGAGTGAATGTGGAGATGGCTAAAAAAATGGAATACCACCTTTTGGGGCCTATATAGCTCACGGGAAGGGAACCATGAGACTTAGGGCCAAGTCACAAGAAGAACCGGGACGAGACGCGACGAAGGCTAGGAATCTTGTGTCCTTTTCCATTTTCACCCATCCAATTAAGGACGGACCAGGAggggaaaaagaaaatcgaaacaAAAGGGCCGAGGTTTCAAGAAAACCCACCAAGGGAAAGCACGGTTCTGTAAAACCTTCAATTCACTGCATGGACGCGTAGTTCAGTTCCACTGACAACTCTGAACGTTAGAAACTAAAAATGCATGTTATAACAAATCAATACAAGGCAAGCAACATAATATAAAACAACATGTCTGGGATGACAGTGTCTGTTCGTGTAAAAAATTGGAGCAAAAAACTAGTCTTTACTGAGCATATGTGGATAACCTGATTGGCAGAAGTAAGTCAAACCTTGGACTGTCGTCGTGGATAAACATATAAGAAGAAACTCAAAGACGCCTTTTGGAAGCTCTTCTAAACAAATTGTTGCAGCCGTTTCTGACTGTGGACTTACACGCACATCACCATGGGACGCGTAAATTATGTTATATCGTTGGGTTTATCTGAGGGTCAGTGGACGGTTCAGTGTAGGTTGGATACTGCTGAACGTATCCACTCTTCTTTTTCTCATAGCGTCTGCGCACAGCCACGCCAACATAAATAAATATCACTGCCATGAGTGGAACCAATATAAGGACAGCAATGAGGCCTACTGGGAATTGTAGTGGTAGCAGTGTCTTTGGCGTATCTGTGGAGAAAAGAGGGCGGTGTCATTTTGCTGGGTTTGACCTCGTAACATCATAAATTTGACAAAACAACTACTGAGTTAGATTGTGAGCGGCCAAAGCGTACAGCATCTTATTCATTCGAGGTTAGCACTGATACATGTTGTCTTCAACACACGCTACCTAAGGACGCACTCCCTTTCGTTTTCGGCGTTATTGAATCATGCAAGCTTTTGAGGACTTCAGTTCATCCGAGGTCCAAAACTAAATGGTCCTACAGCAGCCAGGACGATTTTTTGAAGACTCGCCCGTCAAATCAAGACTCACGCGCGATCATCCTGACACGTGTTGTTCACAAATCGATCATTCTAGTAACAACGTGACTTAACTTCTGCCCAGGCAGTGAAAACGTGAATCAGTGCTTCCAGCAACTGACGCGACGTGAAGGCATGTCAGTCGAAGTTAGCAAAAACCGCCATTGTTCAAGATCACCAGACTACAAAGTGGAAAAGCTCTCTTGGTTTTCAGGGCAGTAAAATCTCGGGCATTAGCACATTTTTTGTCGGCGCCTTCTTccaaggtgatctggtgacgtaattcggaggactggggaggtagattttaacgccgtatcccacaaccgcgcgcggccttattttcgaattaacatggcagaggcgaggttagatctcgtcgggtctacttgaatgttcattcagtaacagaaaatgtggtagacacggaaatgatctgttgagttttggcgatagAAATACTGctgggagtttggaaacaacgcCTAAGGCcacgcgcggttgtgggatagggcgttaaaatttttcttcccagtcctctgAATTACTTCACCAGGCCACCTTAGTTAGCTTGGATTGTTGACATTGTTCAATGTAGCATTGAAGTCTTCCCTGCAAATTAACGAATATGTTCATCAATTATCTAAAAACATGACCCACACATTCTATACAAGTTTAAAACGTACCCATATCCCAATGTCTCGCACTGGGCCACCTCTTAAGCTCACAGAAACCATTGTCTGGATTCCCGTCAGCAGGTTCAGCGCAATAACTACTAACTTCAAAACTTTCAAATGCCTTAGGGCAATTGTCACGAAGCATGTCACATTTTGACAAGCACAACGTCATCGTCGTGTTCCCTTCACAAGGAGGAGTATAGGATGAACAAATCAGTTGCTTAAGAGTCACTTCGCACTTTGGGTTGCTCACCATCTGGACCGCTTTGTTTAAGGCTGTACTTAGATTCTGCTGGAACTCTGATTGACTAATGCTTGGTATAAATGTACGAGATCCCTTCAATGACTCTTGATTACAGATTTGACTTGACACATTCTGGTTACAGTGCGGAACTGTTGATGAGAAAGAGCGAAGAAAGAAGTGTGAAAATAATCGGGATAATAGAAATAGCCGGATCTCCTTTCCAGATTTACTACAGTATCCAAAGCGAAGACATTCCACTTTCATAGAAAACTTAGGAAAAGGTTGACATATAGAGTTCTCAAGAGGACTCACGCCCGAAGACGGGTTAGCAGAAAAAATTGATAGTTCATACTGAAATATTGCTTGTTTCGGCCGCTTCCGTCGACGTTTTTGCTTTTAACACTTCATGCTAATTGTTCACCTTCGAGGTAACCGCAGGGTGACAGCTACAGTAAACCTACGTTAATTACATACTTACCGAAGGGAGCCTCGGCGATAAAACCGTTTGGTTTGAAGCACGTAGGGTCTGTCTTATTCGTCCGTAACAAACCACACAACGCCTTCAACCAATTTAATCCAGCCAAGTTCATTTTAGCGCCACAGTCGTGGACAAATGCCTCACAAACATCGCGGCAGGGAAGCAGCAGTTTGGCCTCTTTTTCTTGGCATCGTGGTACGTACAGCGAACAAAGCATAAAATTTGTGTATTTTGAACAATCCTCTAGTTTCGCGGTGATGTTTTTCATAATCTCTGAATATCCATACCCATCATCTGCGAGGTAAACACTTGTTGAAGTGAAGTTTTCTCTTCTGCAGCCAGGAAACCTTTCCTTGTTAACTTCTCGACATTGTGGAAGACTTCGAGATCGCGACACTTGTGTTATTGCCAACACAGCCGCAAAGTATGCAGCGAATTGCAGCTTCATGCTTTCTCGAAAAAATACTGATTCTGTAGTTTCTTCCAGTAATTATCTTACAAAGTCCTTCGAGGTCCTTCAAGAACTGTCAATAGTCAGTTGTCAGAATCTGATGGAGGTTCTTGCCGTTGAAACAGTTTAATTATTGCGTGACAAGAGATATGTATTCAATTCTCCAGACGGTTCTTATGATCTTTTGCCCTTTTGATATTGGAAATGCAAATTCGTCCCAAACACATCGCGAACAGAAAATTTAGAATTCCTGTCCAAGAAGCCATCATGGCCGCTCTGAGGGCCGCCTTGAGTGTTTAGTCAGTAAACAAATTTCTTGGCCACTTACAAACTCtgtggggggagggggcgggggggggggggttgatgGGACTTAAACACAGTTACGGACAAGCAAATGGCCCCCATTTACGCGGATtatgcaggggcacccaacgatagtcttcggtgaaatatgtgttcggaagAGTCAAACTGCTCTAacaatttcggttctacgttgccaaacagctacagACTtgtttactaaaacatcacctgaaAGAtgcgcaaccagggaaaagtagtcccttaagttttcggaagggatattcgTGCAattttttggcacttaaaaataTCACCTTTgtagtttcggatgagcaaatgggtcggttggaagttcttagaagttAACGCTCACCTAGCAATTTGTGAAATGgggatatcattccctaaaattttctgacacttcaattttcagctaagatatccgaacagatcaaattattttaaatgatacaaaaaaaaattttttagaCAGGCTTTATACACTACAAGGAGCCTAAatatgtctctcaaaggcttttggcttaaatTGCTCGATGGGTGCCCTTGGAAATATTGACGAATCGCCGATTTGGTGATTCCAGAACTCTTTCTCACGCCCACTGTTCGGGATGGATCGCCGTTTTTTAATATCCATTTTGCCGAACATCTCAGTACCCTTCGAA is a window of Montipora capricornis isolate CH-2021 chromosome 13, ASM3666992v2, whole genome shotgun sequence DNA encoding:
- the LOC138028528 gene encoding uncharacterized protein isoform X1 translates to MKLQFAAYFAAVLAITQVSRSRSLPQCREVNKERFPGCRRENFTSTSVYLADDGYGYSEIMKNITAKLEDCSKYTNFMLCSLYVPRCQEKEAKLLLPCRDVCEAFVHDCGAKMNLAGLNWLKALCGLLRTNKTDPTCFKPNGFIAEAPFVPHCNQNVSSQICNQESLKGSRTFIPSISQSEFQQNLSTALNKAVQMVSNPKCEVTLKQLICSSYTPPCEGNTTMTLCLSKCDMLRDNCPKAFESFEVSSYCAEPADGNPDNGFCELKRWPSARHWDMDTPKTLLPLQFPVGLIAVLILVPLMAVIFIYVGVAVRRRYEKKKSGYVQQYPTYTEPSTDPQINPTI
- the LOC138028528 gene encoding uncharacterized protein isoform X2, which translates into the protein MKLQFAAYFAAVLAITQVSRSRSLPQCREVNKERFPGCRRENFTSTSVYLADDGYGYSEIMKNITAKLEDCSKYTNFMLCSLYVPRCQEKEAKLLLPCRDVCEAFVHDCGAKMNLAGLNWLKALCGLLRTNKTDPTCFKPNGFIAEAPFVPHCNQNVSSQICNQESLKGSRTFIPSISQSEFQQNLSTALNKAVQMGRLQCYIEQCQQSKLTKVAW